Below is a window of Deltaproteobacteria bacterium DNA.
ACCCCATTAGTACATTATTATGAGGATAAGCAGTTTGCACGATCTACATGTCGCGAACATGCAACGCAGAAGAGGGTCATCCAAACTGCCCCTCAATCGCGATAGCATAGGAACGGGATTGATCGCAAGCATTTATTTGAAGAGAATGCTGCTTCGCGTTATCGTCGGATAGAAGGATTTTTCCGCTCTCATCTTGAGCATTGTCCAAACCCGCCGCAGCGACAAAAGGAGTGATGATATGAGGACAGCTCTGAACGATGTGAAACTCTTCAAGCCAGGAGCCCCAAGCCGTGAATTCAAAGAGTTGCTGAGTGTCTTCCCAGAGAGTCATTTCGCACAGTTACTGGAGGAAGGGTTTCACTTCTATCACACCACTTTTTGGTATCCGTTGGAGAGGGCGCCCGAGAATATCTTTGAATCCATCGCCTCCAGTTTGAAGCCGTTAGCGAATCCAGCGGCCAACGTAATCGGTGTTGAGTGGTGGTTCAGCGTTCTGCTGACGAACGCAACGCCACAATGGCTCCTTCCTTATCACTTCGACCGCAACGACCTTGACGAAAAAGACTTGCACAAACTGAAGTACCCAGACCGATCGAGTGTGCTTTTCCTGAATACGGTTCCGTACGGTGAACTTGTTGTGACAGACCAGGTCCTCACGGAGAGAGGAGCACGCCCCAGACAACCGCAGGAGATGCGTTTCATCCGTCCTAGCCGCAACCAGTATGCTGTTTTTCCGGGCAACTTGCATCACGGAGTCATTGGTCGCATGTGGCGGCCGGTCAAAACGACGAAGTTACGCATCTCGATGGCAGTCAATTGGTGGACCGAGCAGCCGAAGGCCTCCTATATTCATGACTCGCGCGAAAGTGTGGCCGCGTTTCGGTTGCGTACTTGAGTCTCGATAGGTTTCCAGCCATTTCTTTACGCGAACGCTTTCATCTTCTGCGCAAAACCGCGTATGGCGTTGATCACTGCCCCATGATCGCTGCTCAGTTGAATGTCGAATTTCATAGGTATCCTTTCCTCTCGGTGCCAGTGTAGATAACGGCCCTAACGTATGAGCGAGGGGTGATGCAAGATGCGGAGAGGCGCTCGCCGCTAGGCACGGGGCGCTGGACGGAAAAGAATTTCCCAGTTTTCCCAGAGCCTAGCGCCCAGCGCCCAAAGCCAAATTCCTCAAACTCTTGACTGCCTCATAGCGAGATGTGTACAGATCATTGCAACATTGCGAGGGAAAATACATGCGATTTAACTCCGAGGCTATTGATGTTGCCGATTATCATGCAGCGGTAGAGTTATTCTTCGAGCGCGGCTGGACAGATGGGCTAGCGGTGGTGCCACCTACTGAAGAACTGGTCGAGCAGATGATCCGTACTTCTGGACGAGCACCACATGAAGAGCTTGGTGAGATCCCACCCGCCCAGGGAATCGCCACAATCGAGAAACTCGCCATCAATAGCGTCATGGCAGGATGTCGGCCGGAATACTTTCCCATCGTCCTCGCTTCAGTTGAAGCGATGCTTGAACCTGAACACAATCTCAATGGCGTACAAACCACGACACACTGTTGTGTACCGCTGGTGATCGTCAATGGACCCATCGCCACACAACTGAACTTCAATGCTGGGGATGGCGTATTTGGCGGCGGGTTTCGTGCCAACGGAACTGTTGGTCGAGCAGTGCGACTGCTTCTCTGGAACCTCGGGGGGAACATTCCAGGGGAAGTCGATAAATCCACCCAAGCGCATCCAGGCAAATGGAGTTACTGCATCGCCGAGAAGGAGGAAGCGAACCCGTGGGAACCACTCCATGTTGAGCGTGGAATCGCCAAAGGGAAGAATGCTGTCACCGTCTTTAGTTGTGAAGCGCCTCACTCGGTGTTGTGTTACGGGACCGTCAAACAGATGTTAGCCTCATTGGTTAGCTCGCTCACAACACTGGGAAGCAACAACGTCCATGCTATGGGCGAGACGTTGATTGTACTCAACCCTTGGCACGCCCGGCAGTTTCATCAAGAGGGCTGGTCTAAGCAAGATATTAAGATGTACTTATGGGAACAGGCGCGAGTGACCGTCGGCCAGATCAAAGCAGCGGATGCCATCGGCATGGCCGGACAATTCTGGCCCAAGTGGATTGATCGCGATGACGATAATTTTCTCGTGCCGATCACTGCTCGCCCCGAAGACATTCACCTCATGGTCGCTGGTGGCGATACGTATTTTGCCGCAGTCTGTCCTGGATGGGGAGGTCTTGGCGGGTTTGCGGTAACGAAAGAAGTGCGGTAGCACTCAGTTGTCAGTGTACAGCTTTCAGCAGGAAGATGATGATGGCAGATCTTTTGTGTCCGGCTGATGGCTGAGTCCTGACGGCTGACAGCTTTGAAAGGAGAGGAACATGCGAGTCTTAAGTCCAGTCGGTGAACGACGGAAGTTTGCCGAGAAGAAACTTGATAACACCGCGAACGGGTTCACCATCGGCTTAGTGAACAATGGCTTTGGCGATAAGATCGCAGGAGCCTTCTTTACCCGGTTACAAGAATTGTTAACCGCCGAAGCAGGCGTTGCCGAAGTCCGGGTTTGGCAAAAGCCAGTGTTCACTCGTCCCTCACCGGATAAGCTTATTGATGAGGTAGCGACAGCATCGCACAAAGCGATTGTCGGCCTCTGTGCGTGAGGGTCGTGTACGTCGGGCTGTATGCTCGACTCAGCCAAACTGTGGAAACGAGGCGTCGCCGCAGTAGCGATTTCATTCGATACGTTCCTGGTCGCAGCAAAAGACCAGGCAAAAGCCATGGCTATGCCGGATATTCCGATTGTCGTGATTCCTCATCTCAAAGCAGGAGAAACGCCGGCAGATTTTCGCACGCGAGCGGAAGCAGCGTATATGGAAATCGTCAAGCATCTCCAACTCGGACGACCAGCGTTACAGGCTGTCGGTGGCCGCTAGAAAGGACATCCTATGCCGAAACTCGAAGTGATCGATCCCTGGAATTTCACGAAGCGTTACACGTTTTCTCCTGCCGTAAGAAAAGGCAATCTCCTGTTTATTTCCGGTATGACCGCGACAGACAACAAGGGGAACATTGTCGGCGTCGGTGATATTGTCGCACAAACTCGTCATATCTTTGAGAAGATGAAAGAAGTTCTTGAAGCGGCGGGAAGCAACTTTGACGACATTGTGAAAACGGTGGACTACGTCACGACACAGGAAGGCTATAGAGGGACGGCAGATGTTCGGCGTGAGTACTTTAAGAACGGCTTTCCCGCAGCCACGGGTATCGTGGTGAAAGAATTGGTCCGCCCCGATGCGTTGATCGAGATTGATGCGATTGCCGTGTTGGATGAAAAGAAGGCGTAAAACGTAGTGCGTAATAGGTAACCTCCCTTCCTCCTTTTTCTTACGTATTACGTTTTAGGTGCTCCATGTCTACCTCAACCAAATACTTTGAAGACTTCCACCTCGGTGAAAAGTTCTCTATTCCGGCGAAGACCATGACCGACGCGCACTTTTTGCTCTTTGCTGGCATGACCGGAGACAATCACCCGATCCATTATGATGACGAATACGCCAAAACCACACGCTTCGGGAAGCGAGTTGCACATGGTCTCTTAGTGGCTTCGATGACAGCAACCGGCGCCTCTTCCTTATCGCCGCTGATCGAAGGCTCGATTATTGCCTTTGTTGAACAGTCCTCACGATTTCTGAAGCCGGTGCTCATCGGTGATACGATCGCGCCGGAACTAGAAGTGACAGAGTTAATTCCGAAGTCCGACTCCGGGCTCGTGCGTCTCACGACCCGCGTCAAAAACCAACGCGGAGAAATTGTCCTTGAAGGGGCTCATGCCTATCTGATTAAAAAACGACCAAACCTATAAAGGGGGGATTATGGCCTACGACCTATTGCTCAAAGGTGGCACGGTCATCGATGGCACAGGACGACCAGGATTCATTGCTGACGTCGCCATCACGCAGGACCGCATTACAGCGGTCGCACCGAACATCGCCCATGCACAGGCGACAACAGTCGTTGATGCACGGGGAATGGTGGTGTGCCCAGGTTTCATCGATCATCACACGCACTACGATGCGCAGGTATTATGGGACCCATTGGTCACCTGTTCGCCATGGCACGGGGTCACGTCGATCATCATGGGAAACTGTGGCGTGGGATTGGCACCATGTAAGCCGAAGGATCGAGAAGCGTTGGTAGGCGATTTGGTAAATGTCGAGGGCATGTCACTCGACGTTCTCCAGAAAGGCGTACAGTGGTCGTGGGAAAGTGTGACAGAATACCTCGATGCCATCGCAAAGAGCGGCTTAGGCATCAATGTTGGCCTGATGGTACCGTTATCACCGCTGCGACAATACATACTGGGCGATGAAAGCAAGGAACGTGCAGCTACAGAAAAAGAGATCCAACAGCTACGCGTGCTCTTCCGTGCAGCGATGGATGCGGGAGCGTTCGGCTTTTCGACGACAGTGTTGCCACAGCATTTAGGTTTTCAAGGCCGCCCTCTTCCCTGTCGCCTGGCCAGTCGCGATGAGCTTGCTGCACTCTCCGGCGTACTCAAAGAATTGAAACGTGGCTCGATTGAAATCGCGCTCACGCGCAGTCCAGGGATGTTGTCTGATGACGAATATGAGCTGCTAACGTTCTTGTTGATGCAAAGTGAACGTCCAGTCACTTGGCTGGGCTTGCTCCAGAAACCTGAAGCTCCACCGGACGCCTGGAAGGACGCATTGAAACGAGTCGTGCCCTTATTCGATCGCGGCTATTTACCACTCGGCCAAGTTCCCTGTCACTACAAGAGTGCTCGCTTCAGCCTTAAGCGGCCGTTTATTTTTGGCAACTTCGATTGCTGGAAAGTCGTCTTCGATCGCCCATTGGCTGAACAGAAGCAGCTCTATGCTAGTGCGGAGTTCCGTACCGCGTTTCGTGAAGAGATGAAACAACCTCGTCTGTTTACCGGCCAGTGGAACAACATGAGTGTGTTCACGGTCAACAGACCTGAACTCCGTCCACTGTTGGAAACCGACCTAGAGACGTTGGGCAAGCAACGAGGAAAAGATCCACTCGACGTATTTTTTGACCTCGCGCTAGAAGATAATCTTGATCTCCAGTTCCTCTACGAGTTTGGTCAGGTCAACCCAGAAATGCTTACGCATCCACATACCCTAGTCGGACTTTCCGACGGTGGTGCACACGCTGACATGCGTTGCGAAGCAGGCTACTCGACCTATCTGCTCGGAACGATCGTCCGGGAAAAGCAAATGCTGTCGGTTGAGGAAGCAATCCGACGATTGACGTCCGTGCCAGCGCAAGTGTTTGGTGTCCCGCTACGCGGGACTGTGGCTGCCGGGATGATTGCAGATCTCGTCGTCTTCGACCCAGACAGAATTGCCTGTGGCAAACAAGAGGCGGTTAACGATTTTCCTGGTGGAGGGCTGCGTTACATCGAGAAATCGAGTGGCATTGCTCACACGATTGTGAACGGACAATCGTTATATTCGCATGGTGAGCAGCAGAAGAGACTGCCAGGGCGGGTACTGCGGGCGAATGTAGATCAATAACGTTCAGCTACCAGCGGTCAGCTTTCAATTGCAGACAATGTCCGATTGAAAGCTGACCGCTGAACGATTTTCGTAAGATTACGCAGCTTCGGCTTTTTTCTGCTCAAAGGTTGGGTTTCTTGCCGGTAGTGGAACCAACGTTCCCATCACCCAATCCGCCAACGGCAACACGACGTTGAGGTTCTTGAACGGATACAGATGGTGATAGTGGTGATGAGCATTTAACCACTGAAACACCCAGGTGCGCTCAATCCAACGGTCCTGCGGCACATGCATACACCAGTGTAGCCACTCATAGAGGACGTAGTCGGTGACCATTGCCAACACCCCACCAATACAGGCTGGCCAGCCGAAAAAGTAGTACGCAAGAAACAGTAAGGGAGATTGGAGCAGAACGAGTCCTGGGGCATTCCACCAGGCAAAGGTTACTTTCTTTTTGTCTTCCTCACGCTGAAGATGATAGGAGTAATCAGCACGAAACAATCCGTGATGCGTCAACGCATGAGCCGTAAACGGATAATTCCATGCATTCATGTGCATAATGTATTTGTGCAACATCCACTCAAAGAAACTGGCATATGCAGAAAACACCACATAGCTCAGGACACCGGTTAG
It encodes the following:
- a CDS encoding RidA family protein codes for the protein MPKLEVIDPWNFTKRYTFSPAVRKGNLLFISGMTATDNKGNIVGVGDIVAQTRHIFEKMKEVLEAAGSNFDDIVKTVDYVTTQEGYRGTADVRREYFKNGFPAATGIVVKELVRPDALIEIDAIAVLDEKKA
- a CDS encoding dehydratase; protein product: MSTSTKYFEDFHLGEKFSIPAKTMTDAHFLLFAGMTGDNHPIHYDDEYAKTTRFGKRVAHGLLVASMTATGASSLSPLIEGSIIAFVEQSSRFLKPVLIGDTIAPELEVTELIPKSDSGLVRLTTRVKNQRGEIVLEGAHAYLIKKRPNL
- a CDS encoding amidohydrolase family protein, with translation MAYDLLLKGGTVIDGTGRPGFIADVAITQDRITAVAPNIAHAQATTVVDARGMVVCPGFIDHHTHYDAQVLWDPLVTCSPWHGVTSIIMGNCGVGLAPCKPKDREALVGDLVNVEGMSLDVLQKGVQWSWESVTEYLDAIAKSGLGINVGLMVPLSPLRQYILGDESKERAATEKEIQQLRVLFRAAMDAGAFGFSTTVLPQHLGFQGRPLPCRLASRDELAALSGVLKELKRGSIEIALTRSPGMLSDDEYELLTFLLMQSERPVTWLGLLQKPEAPPDAWKDALKRVVPLFDRGYLPLGQVPCHYKSARFSLKRPFIFGNFDCWKVVFDRPLAEQKQLYASAEFRTAFREEMKQPRLFTGQWNNMSVFTVNRPELRPLLETDLETLGKQRGKDPLDVFFDLALEDNLDLQFLYEFGQVNPEMLTHPHTLVGLSDGGAHADMRCEAGYSTYLLGTIVREKQMLSVEEAIRRLTSVPAQVFGVPLRGTVAAGMIADLVVFDPDRIACGKQEAVNDFPGGGLRYIEKSSGIAHTIVNGQSLYSHGEQQKRLPGRVLRANVDQ
- a CDS encoding sterol desaturase family protein yields the protein MTEPTILSSLLTGVLSYVVFSAYASFFEWMLHKYIMHMNAWNYPFTAHALTHHGLFRADYSYHLQREEDKKKVTFAWWNAPGLVLLQSPLLFLAYYFFGWPACIGGVLAMVTDYVLYEWLHWCMHVPQDRWIERTWVFQWLNAHHHYHHLYPFKNLNVVLPLADWVMGTLVPLPARNPTFEQKKAEAA